Genomic segment of Pararhodobacter zhoushanensis:
GATTACCGCCTGATGATCACCGGGCTGGTCGACCGCCCGCTGGTGTTCACCTGGGAAGACCTCCAACGCTTCCCGCGCGAAAACCACGTGTATTTCTGCGAATGCGCGGCCAACTCAGGCATGGAATGGGCCGGTGCGCAGCTCAATGGCGCGCAGTTCACCCATGGCATGATCCACAACATGGAATATTCCGGCATCCCACTGCGCTTGCTGCTGGAAGAGGCCGGGGTCCAGGCTGAGGGCCGTTGGGTGTTTGTCGAGGGGGCCGATGCCTCGTCGAACGGGCGCTCGATCCCCTTGGAAAAAGCGATGGATGACGTGCTGGTCGCCTTCAGCGCCAATGGCGAGGCGCTGCGCAAGGAGCACGGCTATCCGGTGCGGCTGGTGGTGCCGGGCTGGGAAGGCAACATGTGGGTCAAGTGGGTGCGCCGGATCGGCGTGAACCACTCGGCGGTCGAGGCGCGCGAGGAGACCTCGAAATACACCGACCTGATGCCTGACGGGCGCGCGCGCAAATGGACGTGGGAGATGGACACGAAATCTGTCATCACCTCGCCCTCGCCGCAAAAGCCGATCACCCACGGCTCTGGCCCCTTGGTGATCACCGGGCTGGCGTGGTCGGGCCGTGGCATGATTGACCGCGTGGACGTGTCGCTGGACGGCGGCGTCAACTGGCAGCCCGCGCGTCTGGGCACGCAGGGCGGGCGCTATGCCCTGTCGCGCTTTTATCTGGAAATCGACTGGGACGGATCGCCGATGCTGCTGCAATCGCGCGCGGTGGATGAGCACGGCTATGTTCAGCCGACCAAGGACGCGCTGCGCGAAATCCGGGGCCTGAATTCGGTCTACCACAATAACGGTATCCAGACCTGGGCCGTCTACGAGAATGGAGCGGTGGAAAATGTCGAAGTCAGTTCTTAAGATCCTCGCGTCCACCGCGTTGGCCGGTCTCATCGCCGCTCCGGCGCTGGCGCAGACGCTTGGTCTGGGCCGCGCGGCGCTGCCTGAGGAGATTGCCGCCTGGGATGTCGCGGTCGAGCCTGACGGCACCGGCCTGCCCGTCGGCTCGGGCGACGTGTTCACCGGTGAAGACCTGTGGGTCGAAAACTGCGCCAGCTGCCATGGTGACTTTGGCGAGGGTGCCGGGGCCTATCCGGTGATCGCAGGCGGCGAAGACACGCTGACCAACCGCCGCCCGGTCAAGACAGTGGGCAGCTACTGGCCGTATCTGTCGACGGTGTTCGACTACGTCCACCGCTCGATGCCCTTTGGCAATGCGCAGATCCTGTCGGCCGACGACACCTACGCCATCGTCGCCTATATCCTGTACTCGAACGCCATCGTTGAGGATGACTTCACCCTGTCGAACGAGAATTTCGCCGACGTCGTGATGCCCAACGCCGACGGCTTCTATGTCGATGACCGGGTTGAAACCGAGTTCCCGATTTTCGTGCACGACGTCTGCATGAGCGACTGCACCGCGCCGGTGCACATCACCCGCCGCGCCACCGATCTACAATCGACGCCCGAGGGCGCGGTGACGGTCTTCGCACCGGATCGGCCCAGCGGCGTCATGGACGGTGCCGGTGCGCCTGAGGGTGGCGAGGGTGCCGCCCCGGCTGAGGCGCCGGTACAGGAAGCCGCAGCCGAGCCTGCAATGCCCGCGCTCGACCCCGAATTGGTCGCTGCCGGTGAAGGTCTGTGGCGTCAGTGCCGCAGCTGTCACCAGATCGGCGAGGGCGCGCGCAATGGCACGGGTCCGTTGCTGACGGATGTGCTGGGTCGCCATGCCGGTGGGGTTGAAGGCTTCCGCTATTCCAACCCGATGACTCAGGCCGGCGAAGAGGGGCTGATCTGGACGCCCGAGACGCTGGACGCCTTCCTTGCCGATCCGCGCGGTTACATGCGCGGCACGCGGATGTCGTTCCGGGGGCTGCGCGACGAGGCTGATCGTCAGGCGATGATCGCCTATCTGCAAAGCCAGTCGCAGTAAGCGACAGTGACAAGGAAATAGGACGGGGCGCAGCGATGCGCCCCGTTTTGCTGCGTCACCCCTCGCCCCGGTCGCTGAGCAGCCGGTCGATGGGCGCGAAATCGTCGGTGAAGGTGACGGGCGTGCGCCCATCGAGGATCGCCTGCAGAGAGCTGGCGGCGATCCGCACCGCCGCCCCGTCCGGCCCGCCGATCTGCGAGCGTGGTGACGGCGCGTCCCCGGCGACCAGCACGAACACCCGGCGGTTCTCGGATGCGTCATGCGCGGGATCGGCCCAGACCTCGACCGAGGGCCAGACCGCACGCGCGGTGGTGACGATCGAGGCCAGCACGTCCAACCGGTCCATGTGGTCGATGACGTTCATCAGGTAGACGCCGCCGGGGTTCAGGCGCGCATCGACCAGCGCGAAGAATTCCCGCGTGATCAGGTGTTGCGGCACGGCGATGTCGCCGAAAGCGTCGCCGATGATCACGTCATAGGCCGCAGGCTCCCACGCCAGCGTGCGGCGCGCGTCGGCATGGATGATCCGGTCCTCGCCCGGGTCGTACCAGAAATAGTCGATGGCGGCACGGGTCACGGCCGGGTCCACCTCGGCCACCGTCACCGCCACCGGTGTGCCCCGCGCATGCCACGCGCGCGGCACGGTATAGGTGCCGCCGCCGATCAGGAACGCCGACCAGCCCTCGCGGCCTTCCATCCGCAGGCGCGGCAGGCCCTCCAGCATCACGCCATGCGGCGTCAGCATCGCGGTGGGGTCCAGCCCGTCCGCCGCGCCATGCACCAGATGGTCCAGCACCATCAGCCGAACCGGCGCCTGCGTGGTGCCCTCGTCAATCACGCGGATGCAGAAATAGTCACTCTCGACCGTGCAGGGGTTCGGCAGAGATAACCCGCCCAGCACCAGCCCGAACGGCACCAGCGCAGCCGCCGCGCCCGCCACGATCCCGCGCAGCCCGCTGGCCGAGGCCAGCGACATCAGCCCCAGCACCGCATAAACCGCCGCCACCACGGCCAGCGTGCCCACCGAGCCCAGCCACGAGATGAACACGAACCCCGCCGCCAGCGTGCCCAGGATCGCGCCCCATGCCCCGGCCGCGAACATCGCGCCCAGGGCCCGGCCCTTGCGCTCGGGATGACGCAGCACGGCGATCATCGACAGAATGGGTGCGGGGATACCGGCAAAGAAGGACGGCAGGAAGAACACCAGCGAAGTCAGCACCACGATGGATGCCACCGGGCTTTGCAGCGCGGGGATCACCGTCCCGGCGACACCGCGCAGGATGAACACCGCCGCCGCCGTGCTGGCCGCCGCGCCCAGCATCGCCCAGCCGTTCCCCTTGAGCGCAGCCTCGGGCGACCATTCCGCCATGCGCCCGCCCGCCCAATGCCCCACCGAAAAGCCGGCCAGCACCACGGCAATCACCGAGGTCCACGTATAAAGCGACATCCCCACATAGGGAGCCAGCATCCGTCCCGCCACAATTTCGACAATCAGGCTTGCCGCGGCGACCGTTGCCTGAATGGTCACCAACCCCCAAAGTCTTTGCATTCCTCGCCTCATTCCTCAGTTTTATTTCCGATAGCACGACAACACGCGCGCATTTCCAGAATCTAACGCAATTCCGGCAACGAAACTGCCATTATTGAACACGATAAGGAAACGACCCTTGCACGCTATTGAAACGGTAACATTTTGTTTTTCTTTGATTTCTTTCAGCGATTGTGGCATGTTTTAGGCAGATTTGGTCATAATTGAGTTCGACAACCCGCCTTCGATCCGGGTCAGTCTCGACGCAAAAGGGGATAGCATGTTTTTCAGATTCGGTGGAACGCTCGGCAATCTTGGGTCCGCTTGCAAAGGTGTGATCAACAACGTGGTAATGAAAAGTCATTTCGGACGGCACGACGACAAGGACGATCACCACGGATGGGGTCGTGGTCATGGCCGCGACAAGGATGACCACGACAAGGATCATCACGGGAACCATGGCGGCCACCACGGCGGCAAGGATTGCGACGACGACAATGATGACGATTGCGGCGGCGCTGCTGACGGCGTTGACATCACCATCCCGGCGAATGCCCATTCCGCCATCTTGGTGATCGAGAACAACGACGACAACGATGACGACTACGACGATTACGTCCGCGTCTACGCGGACGATCTCGAAGATCCCAGCAATGTGGACGACTATGTCGCTGCCGCCGAAGAAGAATACGCAGCCCGCGGCGACGATCTGGACTCGTGCGATGAGGTGCTCAAGGTTGTGGTCGAGGACGCCGATGGCAAGGTCATCAAGGTGCTCTACAAGGACGGCGACGGCAACTACACCGACAAAGACCCGCGTGCGGAAAACGACAGCGATGACGCGGGCGACGACGGTGACAACAGTGACGACGACGACAATAACGATGATGACGACGACAAGGACTGCGGTGGCATCGGCAAGTTCCTGAAGGTCATCCACGGCCGTCACGACCGCGACGACGACCGCAATGATCACAACGACGATGACGACGACCATGGTCACGGCGGCCACCACTACCAGATGGCCTGCTAAGCCTCAGGCGTATCGCAGCGATCAACAAACGGCGGGCCTCAGGCCCGCCGTTTTGCTGTCTCAGGGTCGGGGCAAGCTGCGCTGCACCTTGACCGGACGCAGCACCAGATGGGTCTGCACCTGCGCGATGCCCTCTTGCCGGAAGAGGCTGCGCTCCATGAAGTCGTTGAACGCCTGCAGATCGCGGCACTGCACGCGCAGGTGGTAGTCCATCGCCCCCGTTGTGGCGTAGCAATCCAGCACCTCATCGTGGCGCATCACCTCTTGGGTGAAGCGTTCGACCACCGCGCCCGAATGCCGGGTCAGGGTAATGTGGATGATGGCGTGAAAGCCCAAACCGGCCTTGGCCGCGTCTACCTCGGCCCGGTAGGCACGAATGATCCCGGCCTCCTCCAACGCCTTGACCCGACGCCAGCACGAGCTCGCCGACAGCCCCACCCGCTCGGCCAGTTCCTGATTGGACAGGCGCGCGTCGGCCTGCAGCAGATCCAGCAGTTTCCAGTCGATCTCTTCCAGCATCGGCGCGCACCCTGACAGGATTATCCAGAATTCAGGGTTAGCGCGGAACATCCGTGAAAGAAACCCCCGTCAAAGGGGTAACTCTGGCACCGCTTTTCGTCCGCGCTACGTTATCCTTGTCCAAACAGCATGAGGATAGCCATGAACGCCCCCCTCCGCCCGCTTGACGACTACGCCCTCGATGACCGCTACACCCGCCCCTCGGGCCGGGTCTTTCTGACCGGCACACAGGCGCTGGTGCGCGCGGTGCTGGATCAGGCGCGGCGCGACAAGGCGGCGGGGCTGAACACCGCCGGGCTGGTCAGCGGCTATCGCGGCTCACCCCTGGGCGGTGTCGATCTTGAGATGTGGCGGCAGTCCAGGCGGCTGAAAGCGGCGCAGGTCGAGTTCCTGCCCGCCGTCAACGAAGACCTCGCCGCCACCGCCATTCTGGGCAGCCAGCAGGTGGAAAGCGATCCGCTCAAAGAGGTGCAGGGCGTTTTTGGCCTGTGGTACGGCAAGGGCCCGGGCGTTGACCGCGCCGGTGATGCGCTCAAGCACGGCAATGCTTACGGCTCCAGCCAGCACGGCGGCGTACTGGTCGTGGCGGGTGATGACCACGGCTGCGTCAGCTCGTCGATGTCGCACCAGTCGGATGTGGCTTTCATGGCGTGGTTCATGCCCTGCCTGAACCCGGCCTCGGTCGCGGAATTCCTGCCCTTCGCCGAATGGGGCTATGCCCTGTCGCGCGCCACCGGCATGTGGGTTGGCTTCAAGGCGGTCTCGGACGTGGTGGAAAGTGCCATGTCGGTCGAGCTGCCCGCCGACCGCGTGTTCCGCGCGCCCGAACTGGACGCGTATCCCGGCGGGCTGCACTACCGCTGGCCCGACCTGCCCGGCATGCAGATCGAAGAACGCATGGAAGCCAAGAAACGCGCCGTCGCCGCCTTTGCCGAGGCCAACCCCATCGACCGCGCCGAATACGACCTGCCCGAGGCGCGCTTTGGCTTTGTCACCACCGGCAAGGCGCATCTGGACCTGATCGAGGCGCTGCGCCTGCTGGGTCTGGACGAGGCTGCTTGCCGCCGTCTCGGCATTGATTTGTACAAGGTCGGCATGGTCTGGCCGCTGGCCCGCCGCGACGCCCTGCGCTTTGTCGAGGGCAAGGACGAGGTGATGATCGTCGAGGAAAAGCGCGGCATCATCGAAAGCCAGCTGAAAGAGTATTTCTACGACTGGGACGGCCGCAAACCGCGCCACATGACCGGCAAGAATGACGAGCTGGGCGAGCGGCTGGTGCCCTGGACCAGCGAGCTGACCCCGCGCCTCCTGCTGCCGCTGATCGCCAGGCGCCTGCACCGCCTGTTCCCGGACGAGGGCTTTCCAGCCCGCGCCGATGCCATCCTCGGCCACAAGCCGCAGGTGCTGCAGATCCCCGGCGCCACCCGCACGCCCTATTTCTGCTCGGGCTGCCCGCACAATACCTCGACCCGCGTGCCCGAGGGGTCCAAGGCGTTGGCGGGCATCGGCTGTCACTTCATGGCCAGTTGGATGGGCCGCGAGACGACCAGCCTGATCCAGATGGGCGGCGAAGGGGTGAACCACGCGGCCTCCAGCCGGTTTACCGGGAAAAACCATGTTTTCCAAAATCTTGGCGAGGGAACTTGGTATCATTCGGGCAGCATGGCGATCCGGCAATCCATCGCTGCGGGCGCGAATATCACCTACAAGATCCTCTACAATGATGCCGTCGCCATGACCGGCGGCCAGCCCGTCGACGGCCCGGTCAGCGTGCAGGCCATCGCCGCCGTCTGCCGCGCCGAGGGGGTAACGCGGATCGCGCTGGTCTCGGATGACATCAGCAAGTTCAGTAAATCCGACTATCCCGCCGGCACCAGCTTTCACGACCGCGACGAGATGGACGCCGTGCAGCGCGAGCTGCGCGAGATCGAGGGCGTTACCGTCCTGATCTACGAACAAACCTGCGCCACCGAAAAGCGCCGCCGCCGCAAGCGTGGCACCCTGCCCGATCCGCAGAAATTCGCCGTGATCAACCCGGCGGTCTGCGAAGGCTGCGGCGATTGCTCGGTCGCCTCGAACTGCCTGTCGGTCGAGCCCATTGAAACGGATCTGGGCCCCAAGCGCCGCGTCAACCTGTCGACCTGCAACAAGGATTTCTCCTGCCTCGACGGTTTCTGCCCCTCCTTCGTCACCGTTGAGGGCGCAGACCGCCGCAAACCCGCGCCGCAAGCCCGGCCCGAGGTCGAAGCCGCCCTCGCCACCCTGCCCCTGCCCGCGCTGCCCGAGGCGGACAGCTGGGATCTGCTGGTCACCGGTGTTGGCGGCACCGGCGTGGTCACGGTCGGCCAGATCACCGCCATGGCGGCGCATCTGGAGGGGCGCGGCGTGTCGGTGCTCGATTTCACCGGCTTTGCGCAGAAATTCGGCCCGGTGCTCAGCTACCTGCGGCTGGCCCGTACGCCCGCCCTGCTGACGCAGGTGCGCATCGACAGCGCCAGCGCCGACGCGCTGATCGGCTGCGATATCGTCGTGTCCTCGTCGCCCAAAGCCTCGACCTGCCTGAACCCGCAAACCCGTGCCGTGGTGAACCTCGCCGAGATGCCCACCGGCGACATCGTGCTGAACCGCGACGCTTCGCTCAAGGTGCCCGCCCGGCTGCGCGCTCTGGATGGCGCTGTCGGCGATCTGGGCGCGCTGAACGCCGGACGGGTGGCCGAAGAGCTTCTGGGCGACATGGTCTTCGCCAATATGCTGATGCTGGGCTTTGCCTGGCAACGCGGGCTGGTGCCGGTGGGGCTGGACGCGCTGCTGCGCGCGATCACCCTGAACGGCGTGGCGATTGCCGCCAACACCCGCGCCTTTGCGCTGGGGCGGCTGGCGGCGGTGAACCCGGATCTGTTCCGCGAAAAGACCCCTGAGGTCGAGCCGGTCGAACACCTGATCAACCGACGCGCCGACGCGCTGACCACCTACCAGAACGCCGCCTATGCCGCGCGCTTCCGCAAGGCGCTGGCGCCGGTGATGGGCGATGAGGCGCGCGCGCGTCTGGCCGCCAACTCGCTGTTCAAGCTGATGGCCTACAAGGACGAATACGAGGTCGCCCGTCTGCACCGCGATCCCGCCTTCGCCCAGCAGATCGCCCGGGACTTTGGCGACGGGGCCAAGCTGAGCTATCACCTCGCCCCGCCGATGCTGCCCGGCACCGACGGGCGCGGTCGCCCCAAGAAGCGCCGCTTCCCCGGCTGGGCGATGCGCCCGGCCTATGCGGTGCTGGTGCGCATGAAACCCCTGCGCGGCACGGCGCTGGACCCGTTTGGCCGGACCGAAGAGCGGCGCATGGAGCGCGGGCTGATCGACTGGTTCGAGGGGCTGATCCAGACAGCGGCAACCCGCGACGAAAGCACCGCGCGCGCGCTTTTGTCCGCCCCGATGGGGATTCGCGGCTACGGTCCGGTGAAAGAGGCTGCGGTAGTCAAGGTGAAGGCCGAGGTCGACTCGCTTCTTTCCCAGAAATAACCCACAGCCGCGCCTGTGCATAACTTTTGTGGACAGGCGCGGCTGTGGATTGTCGAAAAATCGCGGGCTGCGGCGCGGAGAAGCGTCCTGGAAAACTTGCGGCGCAGCCCTTTTTCCGCGATGTTATTTTTCAACAAGTTACGACGATTTCTTAAGCGTTTTGGCGTGCTTGGCACGGCCATAAACGCGTCCGGTGCACCGCATCGAGAGCCCCTGTTTTA
This window contains:
- a CDS encoding c-type cytochrome; the protein is MSKSVLKILASTALAGLIAAPALAQTLGLGRAALPEEIAAWDVAVEPDGTGLPVGSGDVFTGEDLWVENCASCHGDFGEGAGAYPVIAGGEDTLTNRRPVKTVGSYWPYLSTVFDYVHRSMPFGNAQILSADDTYAIVAYILYSNAIVEDDFTLSNENFADVVMPNADGFYVDDRVETEFPIFVHDVCMSDCTAPVHITRRATDLQSTPEGAVTVFAPDRPSGVMDGAGAPEGGEGAAPAEAPVQEAAAEPAMPALDPELVAAGEGLWRQCRSCHQIGEGARNGTGPLLTDVLGRHAGGVEGFRYSNPMTQAGEEGLIWTPETLDAFLADPRGYMRGTRMSFRGLRDEADRQAMIAYLQSQSQ
- a CDS encoding fused MFS/spermidine synthase; amino-acid sequence: MQRLWGLVTIQATVAAASLIVEIVAGRMLAPYVGMSLYTWTSVIAVVLAGFSVGHWAGGRMAEWSPEAALKGNGWAMLGAAASTAAAVFILRGVAGTVIPALQSPVASIVVLTSLVFFLPSFFAGIPAPILSMIAVLRHPERKGRALGAMFAAGAWGAILGTLAAGFVFISWLGSVGTLAVVAAVYAVLGLMSLASASGLRGIVAGAAAALVPFGLVLGGLSLPNPCTVESDYFCIRVIDEGTTQAPVRLMVLDHLVHGAADGLDPTAMLTPHGVMLEGLPRLRMEGREGWSAFLIGGGTYTVPRAWHARGTPVAVTVAEVDPAVTRAAIDYFWYDPGEDRIIHADARRTLAWEPAAYDVIIGDAFGDIAVPQHLITREFFALVDARLNPGGVYLMNVIDHMDRLDVLASIVTTARAVWPSVEVWADPAHDASENRRVFVLVAGDAPSPRSQIGGPDGAAVRIAASSLQAILDGRTPVTFTDDFAPIDRLLSDRGEG
- a CDS encoding Lrp/AsnC family transcriptional regulator: MLEEIDWKLLDLLQADARLSNQELAERVGLSASSCWRRVKALEEAGIIRAYRAEVDAAKAGLGFHAIIHITLTRHSGAVVERFTQEVMRHDEVLDCYATTGAMDYHLRVQCRDLQAFNDFMERSLFRQEGIAQVQTHLVLRPVKVQRSLPRP
- a CDS encoding indolepyruvate ferredoxin oxidoreductase family protein; the encoded protein is MNAPLRPLDDYALDDRYTRPSGRVFLTGTQALVRAVLDQARRDKAAGLNTAGLVSGYRGSPLGGVDLEMWRQSRRLKAAQVEFLPAVNEDLAATAILGSQQVESDPLKEVQGVFGLWYGKGPGVDRAGDALKHGNAYGSSQHGGVLVVAGDDHGCVSSSMSHQSDVAFMAWFMPCLNPASVAEFLPFAEWGYALSRATGMWVGFKAVSDVVESAMSVELPADRVFRAPELDAYPGGLHYRWPDLPGMQIEERMEAKKRAVAAFAEANPIDRAEYDLPEARFGFVTTGKAHLDLIEALRLLGLDEAACRRLGIDLYKVGMVWPLARRDALRFVEGKDEVMIVEEKRGIIESQLKEYFYDWDGRKPRHMTGKNDELGERLVPWTSELTPRLLLPLIARRLHRLFPDEGFPARADAILGHKPQVLQIPGATRTPYFCSGCPHNTSTRVPEGSKALAGIGCHFMASWMGRETTSLIQMGGEGVNHAASSRFTGKNHVFQNLGEGTWYHSGSMAIRQSIAAGANITYKILYNDAVAMTGGQPVDGPVSVQAIAAVCRAEGVTRIALVSDDISKFSKSDYPAGTSFHDRDEMDAVQRELREIEGVTVLIYEQTCATEKRRRRKRGTLPDPQKFAVINPAVCEGCGDCSVASNCLSVEPIETDLGPKRRVNLSTCNKDFSCLDGFCPSFVTVEGADRRKPAPQARPEVEAALATLPLPALPEADSWDLLVTGVGGTGVVTVGQITAMAAHLEGRGVSVLDFTGFAQKFGPVLSYLRLARTPALLTQVRIDSASADALIGCDIVVSSSPKASTCLNPQTRAVVNLAEMPTGDIVLNRDASLKVPARLRALDGAVGDLGALNAGRVAEELLGDMVFANMLMLGFAWQRGLVPVGLDALLRAITLNGVAIAANTRAFALGRLAAVNPDLFREKTPEVEPVEHLINRRADALTTYQNAAYAARFRKALAPVMGDEARARLAANSLFKLMAYKDEYEVARLHRDPAFAQQIARDFGDGAKLSYHLAPPMLPGTDGRGRPKKRRFPGWAMRPAYAVLVRMKPLRGTALDPFGRTEERRMERGLIDWFEGLIQTAATRDESTARALLSAPMGIRGYGPVKEAAVVKVKAEVDSLLSQK